In Candidatus Acidiferrales bacterium, a single window of DNA contains:
- a CDS encoding prohibitin family protein, translating to MTTLIFLTILGFVVAGLLYARMQTRRRQTGELVVSTRKLLLIPLAFFVGGVLFNSVVIIPAGEIGVVQVLGAVRPYVLREGLRTVNPIANVIRMSVRTQEVKEVASVPSQEGLLMHLETSLLFNLSPEQAPQVFRNYGLGYREVVVAPTLRSVIRGVTAEHDAKALYTAGRETVTVEIQRQLDKVFGPAFHASQVLLRDVKPPTSVSEAIERKLRAEQEAQQMQFVLQREKQEAERKRIEAAGVRDFQAIVSQGITPSLLQWKAIEATEKLAASPNTKFILSGRGLPVLSTMIEK from the coding sequence ATGACGACGCTTATTTTCCTGACGATTCTTGGTTTCGTTGTGGCTGGCCTGCTGTACGCTCGCATGCAGACGCGGCGGCGGCAGACGGGCGAGCTTGTGGTCTCAACGCGGAAGCTTCTCTTGATCCCCCTGGCGTTTTTCGTGGGCGGGGTTCTTTTCAATTCGGTGGTGATCATCCCGGCGGGCGAGATCGGGGTGGTGCAAGTCCTGGGCGCGGTCCGGCCGTACGTTCTGCGGGAAGGCCTCCGCACGGTGAACCCGATTGCCAATGTGATTCGCATGTCGGTTCGCACCCAGGAAGTGAAAGAGGTGGCCAGCGTGCCCAGCCAGGAAGGCCTGCTCATGCACCTGGAGACTTCGCTGCTTTTCAATCTTTCGCCGGAGCAGGCGCCCCAGGTCTTCCGCAACTACGGGCTGGGCTATCGGGAGGTGGTGGTCGCCCCCACCTTGCGGTCGGTGATCCGAGGCGTCACCGCCGAGCACGATGCCAAAGCGCTCTACACGGCTGGCCGGGAAACGGTTACCGTCGAAATCCAACGGCAACTCGACAAGGTGTTTGGCCCCGCCTTCCACGCCAGTCAAGTGCTCCTACGTGATGTCAAGCCGCCCACTTCCGTTTCCGAAGCCATCGAGCGGAAGCTGCGCGCCGAGCAGGAAGCGCAGCAGATGCAGTTCGTGCTCCAGCGCGAGAAACAGGAAGCGGAACGCAAACGCATCGAGGCCGCCGGCGTGCGCGACTTTCAAGCCATCGTTTCGCAAGGGATTACGCCGTCCTTGTTGCAATGGAAGGCCATCGAAGCGACCGAAAAGCTCGCCGCCAGCCCGAACACGAAGTTCATTTTGAGCGGCCGCGGCTTGCCGGTGCTGAGCACGATGATTGAGAAATAA